Proteins from a genomic interval of Paenibacillus sp. FSL H8-0048:
- a CDS encoding ABC transporter permease, giving the protein MNLPKIPLGKGVEWIEDWLTAYFGPIFDFIHAVIGGMVSGIDTALNFLPALVLTLLIAALAYWIGKWRMALFAVVGLLLIDNLGLWGPSMQSLALVLTASILAVVIGVPLGVLCAQSRTFQNIATPILDFMQTMPAFVYLLPAVSFFSLGVVPGVIASIIFAIPPTIRLTNLGIRQVSPELVEAADAFGSTAGQKLFKLQLPIAMPTIMAGINQTIMLSLSMVVISSMIGAQGVGAYVYRAVSQAKTGAGFEAGIAIVIIAILLDRLTQKLFKPKQQG; this is encoded by the coding sequence ATGAATTTACCTAAAATACCGCTCGGAAAGGGCGTAGAATGGATCGAGGATTGGCTCACTGCCTACTTCGGCCCGATATTTGACTTCATTCATGCGGTGATCGGCGGAATGGTCAGCGGAATTGATACGGCACTGAATTTCCTGCCGGCGCTTGTGCTGACCCTTCTGATCGCCGCTCTAGCCTACTGGATCGGCAAATGGCGGATGGCGCTGTTCGCAGTGGTCGGACTCCTGCTAATCGATAATCTCGGATTATGGGGCCCTTCAATGCAGTCGCTGGCCCTTGTGCTGACAGCGTCCATCTTGGCGGTGGTCATCGGTGTTCCGCTGGGTGTGCTGTGCGCGCAGAGCCGGACTTTTCAGAATATTGCCACCCCCATTCTGGACTTCATGCAGACGATGCCGGCGTTCGTGTACCTGCTTCCGGCCGTGTCATTCTTCTCGCTGGGGGTTGTTCCCGGGGTCATTGCTTCTATTATATTCGCGATTCCGCCAACCATCCGGCTCACTAATCTGGGTATCCGTCAGGTCTCGCCCGAGCTAGTGGAGGCGGCGGATGCCTTCGGTTCTACAGCAGGGCAGAAGCTGTTCAAGCTGCAGCTGCCTATTGCCATGCCGACCATTATGGCCGGTATTAACCAGACGATTATGCTGTCGCTGTCGATGGTGGTCATCTCATCCATGATCGGCGCCCAGGGAGTCGGGGCTTATGTATATCGTGCGGTATCGCAGGCCAAGACTGGTGCGGGCTTCGAGGCGGGGATTGCCATTGTCATTATCGCGATCCTGCTGGATCGTCTGACCCAGAAGCTGTTCAAACCCAAACAACAAGGATAG
- a CDS encoding TVP38/TMEM64 family protein, producing MTEIINAWIDWLLQSLGLSGPYIVFATFPLAVLQSLFGFFPLAILIVLHVSVFEVIGGMAVSWLACNLGAVVVYFLFRRYLFDWFDRKWGYKLKKYEKWQTYLDRYGIWTLVLLRTIPIVPSNIINLMSAVSPMKPAAFVWGTVLGNLSFIWLFGTLSSSLIVPREDWNGFLLWYGVFMLILLAIFVRLHWGHLQEDKRKRAGH from the coding sequence ATGACCGAGATCATCAATGCCTGGATTGACTGGCTGCTGCAAAGCCTGGGACTTAGCGGCCCGTATATTGTTTTCGCTACCTTTCCGCTCGCCGTGCTGCAAAGCTTGTTCGGATTTTTTCCCCTGGCGATTCTGATTGTGCTCCATGTCTCTGTGTTCGAAGTGATCGGCGGGATGGCTGTCAGCTGGCTGGCCTGCAACCTGGGTGCGGTAGTCGTCTATTTCCTCTTCCGGCGTTATCTCTTCGACTGGTTCGACCGCAAATGGGGCTACAAGCTCAAGAAGTATGAGAAATGGCAGACCTATCTGGACCGTTACGGCATCTGGACCCTAGTGCTGCTGCGTACGATTCCGATTGTGCCCAGCAATATCATCAACCTGATGTCAGCTGTGTCTCCAATGAAGCCGGCGGCTTTTGTATGGGGGACGGTGCTCGGCAATCTGTCTTTCATCTGGCTGTTCGGTACGCTCAGCTCCTCGCTAATTGTCCCGCGTGAGGACTGGAACGGTTTTCTGTTGTGGTATGGCGTATTCATGCTGATTCTGCTCGCTATCTTTGTCCGGCTGCACTGGGGGCATCTCCAGGAGGATAAGCGCAAGCGGGCGGGACATTAG
- a CDS encoding glycine betaine ABC transporter substrate-binding protein produces the protein MKRTHSIKRRPLMLLMLLMAVILVAGCSSNNNSTVKLAYVAWDSEIASTNVVKEVLETKLGVKVEMLQVDAGPMWAGIADGSADAMVAAWLPSTHASYLEKYGKDIEDVGVNLEGTKTGLAVPAYMDINSIDDLKNADVASSLNQTIIGIEPGAGIMTATEKALEAYGLSDYTLLESSSAAMAQELQKAFDKNEPIVVTAWTPHWMFANMDLKYLDDPQNVYGGAEQIHTMARKGLQEDMPDVHKFLSQFKWTAEDMEQVMVKIQGGQSPEEAAKEWVESNEAKVNEWTAGVSS, from the coding sequence ATGAAAAGAACTCATTCGATAAAGCGCAGACCGCTCATGCTGCTTATGCTGCTGATGGCAGTAATTCTGGTAGCCGGTTGTTCGTCCAATAATAACAGCACGGTGAAGCTGGCTTATGTAGCCTGGGATTCCGAGATCGCCAGTACGAACGTAGTCAAGGAAGTGCTGGAAACGAAGCTCGGCGTGAAGGTGGAGATGCTGCAGGTCGATGCCGGACCGATGTGGGCAGGGATTGCTGACGGAAGCGCGGACGCTATGGTAGCCGCCTGGCTGCCAAGCACGCATGCCTCTTATCTGGAGAAATACGGCAAGGATATTGAGGATGTAGGGGTGAATCTGGAGGGTACGAAGACGGGGCTTGCCGTTCCGGCCTATATGGACATTAACTCCATCGATGACCTGAAGAATGCCGATGTAGCCTCTTCCCTGAATCAGACGATTATCGGGATTGAGCCGGGGGCCGGAATTATGACGGCTACGGAAAAAGCGCTCGAAGCCTACGGCTTGAGCGACTATACGCTGCTGGAGAGCTCGTCTGCGGCGATGGCACAGGAGCTGCAGAAGGCTTTTGACAAGAATGAACCGATTGTCGTCACTGCCTGGACTCCGCACTGGATGTTCGCTAACATGGACCTGAAGTATCTGGATGACCCGCAGAATGTATACGGCGGAGCCGAACAGATTCACACCATGGCCCGCAAGGGGCTGCAGGAGGATATGCCGGATGTGCACAAGTTCCTGAGCCAATTCAAGTGGACCGCAGAGGATATGGAGCAGGTTATGGTCAAAATTCAAGGCGGACAGTCGCCTGAAGAAGCAGCCAAGGAATGGGTAGAGAGCAATGAAGCCAAGGTTAACGAGTGGACGGCTGGCGTCTCTTCATAA
- a CDS encoding quaternary amine ABC transporter ATP-binding protein, protein MAIIEVKQLTKVFGHDAARALPLLEQGWSKERIAKEAKLTVGVNKAEFSIEEGEIFVIMGLSGSGKSTLVRLLNRLIEPTGGQVLFKGKDVVKMNPEQLREFRRKNIGMVFQKFALFPHRSVLANAEYGLEVQGVEKSKRTRLAMEALELVGLKGWENHRPDQLSGGMQQRVGLARGLANDPDILLMDEAFSALDPLIRKDMQQELLELQSRVKKTIVFITHDLDEALRIGDRIALMKDGVIVQIGSPEEILIQPANKYVERFVEDVDLSKVLTASHVMRQPEMIRPERGPRVALQLMRDSGVSSLYVADNEMRLQGLLTADNASQALKENRSILEVMQREIPRVQPDTLLNDLFELMSETHLPVAVVGEGEKLKGIVIKGAVLSALAGNAVPEGGLHS, encoded by the coding sequence ATGGCAATTATAGAGGTGAAACAGTTAACCAAAGTTTTCGGTCATGATGCAGCACGGGCGCTTCCATTATTAGAACAAGGCTGGTCCAAAGAAAGAATTGCCAAGGAAGCCAAGCTGACAGTCGGTGTGAATAAAGCCGAATTCAGCATTGAAGAGGGAGAAATATTCGTCATTATGGGATTGTCGGGGAGTGGTAAATCTACACTCGTCCGTCTATTGAACCGGCTGATTGAGCCGACCGGAGGACAGGTGCTGTTCAAGGGTAAGGATGTTGTCAAGATGAATCCGGAGCAGCTTCGGGAATTCCGGCGGAAGAATATCGGCATGGTCTTTCAAAAGTTCGCGCTGTTCCCGCACCGCAGTGTGCTGGCCAACGCAGAATACGGACTGGAAGTCCAGGGTGTGGAGAAAAGCAAACGAACCCGGCTGGCCATGGAGGCTCTTGAGCTTGTAGGGCTGAAGGGCTGGGAGAATCACCGTCCGGATCAGCTCAGCGGAGGCATGCAGCAGCGTGTCGGCCTGGCGCGCGGTCTGGCCAATGATCCTGACATTCTGCTGATGGATGAAGCCTTCAGTGCGCTTGATCCGCTGATCCGCAAGGATATGCAGCAGGAACTGCTGGAGCTGCAATCCAGAGTGAAGAAGACGATTGTCTTCATCACGCATGATCTGGATGAAGCGCTGCGGATTGGGGACCGTATTGCCCTGATGAAGGACGGGGTCATTGTCCAGATCGGATCGCCGGAAGAAATTCTGATTCAGCCTGCGAACAAATATGTGGAACGCTTCGTGGAGGATGTGGATCTGTCCAAGGTATTGACGGCTTCCCATGTGATGCGTCAGCCAGAGATGATCCGCCCGGAACGCGGACCCCGGGTAGCCCTGCAGCTTATGCGGGACAGCGGGGTATCCAGCCTGTATGTGGCGGATAATGAGATGCGGCTGCAAGGTCTGCTTACAGCAGATAACGCCTCTCAGGCCTTGAAGGAGAACCGCAGTATCCTCGAAGTGATGCAGCGTGAGATTCCCCGTGTCCAGCCGGACACCCTGCTGAATGATCTGTTCGAGCTGATGTCGGAGACGCATCTGCCGGTGGCGGTAGTCGGGGAAGGCGAGAAGCTGAAGGGGATTGTGATTAAGGGGGCTGTGTTGTCTGCCCTGGCCGGTAACGCAGTTCCGGAAGGAGGGCTTCATTCATGA
- the yunB gene encoding sporulation protein YunB, producing the protein MLSLLLLLAVLQGLRYVEQHLKPPILHLAQIRVKQIATESINKAITSQVADGGNAEALIDWKTDKNGKISGFMLNYKEHMRITSQAAEVIQSTLQELHNRTEYIPLGQALGSPLIASYGPDIPIKVEPQGAVKVELNTRQQNAGINMILVEVFIHIVTEVAVVIPFDMEPQVVDTEIPVSYLMVVGDVPMYYYDNQGKPVGENGNSAPGIAIPAPSLNTEKNSTGAGGTPAGSGNNSSSSGGSGGHAGSDEIEPPAGSGSSAPGANAGSGNAGGGSE; encoded by the coding sequence ATCCTGAGCCTGCTGCTGCTTCTGGCGGTGCTGCAGGGGCTGCGTTATGTGGAGCAGCATCTGAAGCCGCCGATTCTCCATCTGGCACAGATCCGGGTGAAGCAGATTGCCACCGAATCGATTAACAAGGCGATTACGTCCCAGGTGGCGGATGGCGGGAACGCAGAAGCGCTGATCGACTGGAAGACGGACAAGAACGGCAAAATCTCGGGCTTCATGCTCAACTACAAGGAGCATATGCGGATTACCTCGCAGGCCGCCGAGGTCATCCAGTCCACCCTGCAGGAGCTGCATAACCGGACGGAATATATTCCGCTCGGCCAGGCGCTCGGCAGTCCGCTGATCGCCTCCTATGGTCCGGATATTCCGATCAAGGTGGAGCCTCAGGGTGCAGTGAAGGTCGAGCTGAACACACGGCAGCAGAATGCCGGAATCAATATGATTCTCGTTGAAGTCTTCATCCATATTGTTACTGAGGTAGCGGTCGTCATTCCATTTGATATGGAGCCGCAGGTGGTGGATACAGAGATCCCCGTCTCCTACCTGATGGTAGTCGGTGACGTTCCGATGTACTACTATGACAATCAGGGCAAGCCTGTAGGCGAGAACGGCAACAGCGCCCCAGGTATCGCTATTCCGGCCCCTTCACTGAATACCGAGAAGAACAGCACCGGTGCGGGCGGCACACCAGCAGGCAGCGGTAACAACAGCTCCAGCTCCGGCGGCTCAGGCGGACATGCGGGCAGCGATGAGATTGAGCCACCCGCCGGAAGCGGCAGCTCTGCGCCCGGTGCGAATGCCGGGAGCGGGAATGCGGGCGGTGGAAGTGAGTAG